Proteins encoded in a region of the Zea mays cultivar B73 chromosome 4, Zm-B73-REFERENCE-NAM-5.0, whole genome shotgun sequence genome:
- the LOC103653204 gene encoding putative ubiquitin-like-specific protease 1B codes for MTHICSAERRVLLYLDHDMVFIPINIRETHWYLAVIHARNMKIQVLDSLGTSQDRKDLTDSIKGLQRQIDMISQRKELKDHRWPDLQVASWPLREIDMGYAKQTDSSSCGLFLLNYIEYWTGDELSDSFTQVYYYYYDIYGHLQSVLHI; via the exons ATGACACACATATGTAGCGCTGAACGAAGGGTGTTACTTTACCTAGACCATGACATG GTGTTTATTCCGATAAACATCCGAGAGACGCATTGGTATCTTGCTGTGATCCATGCAAGAAATATGAAGATACAAGTGCTCGATTCACTTGGTACTTCACAAGACCGCAAAGACCTCACTGACTCT ATTAAAGGACTGCAAAGACAAATAGATATGATATCTCAACGTAAGGAGTTAAAAGACCACAGGTGGCCAGACCTCCAAGTTGCTTCTTGGCCGCTCAGAGAAATAGACATGGGATATGCAAAGCAGACAGATAG CTCTTCATGTGGcctctttcttttgaactatatcgAATACTGGACAGGGGATGAACTGTCTGACAGTTTTACCCAGGTATATTATTACTACTACGACATATATGGACATCTACAGTCAGTGTTACATATATAA